CGAGCGCGAGCAGTTCCTCACCGAGGCCCGCAAGCAGCAGGCCGCGCCGGGCACCGCCACGCTGGAGGGCGCCATCGGCCAGGTCGTGGAGCGCGAGGCGAAGAAGCGCAACCTCACGCTGGAGTAGGATGTCGCCATGGCCGCGCGCCGAGTGCTCGTCGTGGAGGATGACCCCGCCATCCGGCGCGGAATCGTGGATGCCCTGCGCTTCGAGGGCTATGAGGTCCTCGAGGCCGGGGCCCGTGAGGAGGGGCAGCGGCTGGCCGAGCGCACCCCTTGCGACCTGGTGCTGCTCGACCTGGTCCTCCCCGACGGGGACGGGTTGGAGCTGCTCCGGGCGGTGCGCAAGAGCCGCCCCACGCTCCCCGTCATCATCCTCACCGCCCGGGGGCAGGAGGAGGACCGGGTCAACGGCCTGAAGCTCGGCGCGGATGACTACGTGGTGAAGCCCTTCTCGGTGCGCGAGCTGCTGGCCCGCGCGGGCGCGGTGCTCCGCCGCTCGGCCGAGCGGCCCACGGGCACCGGCCGCATCGACTTCCCGGGCGGCCACTTCGAGGTGGAGCGGCGCGAGCTGAGCTTCGACGACGGCTCGCGGGTGGACCTGGCCGAGCGCGAGGCGGATGCGCTGCGCTACCTGGGGGACAACGCCGGGCGCGCCATCTCCCGCGAGGAGCTGCTGGAGCGCGTGTGGCACCTGCCCGCCCGGAGCGTGCAGACCCGCACGGTGGACATGACCATGGCGCGGCTGCGGGAGAAGCTCCGGGACGACTCCGAGGAGCCCCGCGTCATCCTCACCGTCCGGGGCAAGGGCTACATGTTCGCGACGAAGGGCACCGCGTCGTGATTCGCTCCTGGCGCATCTGGATTGCGGTGAGTGCGTGCCTGTGCCTGGCGCTGGCGGGCGTGGTGGCGCTGTCCGTCTTCGCCCTGCGGTTGGACCGCGCGGACCAACGGGTCCGGGAGAGCGCGGCGCGGGAGGAGAACGCGCGGCTGGCGCTGTGGCGGCTGGACTCGGACCTGCTGCCGCTGGTGGCCCGGGAGAGCGCGGTGGCCCCGGAGGCGTACCGCCCCGTGTCCGCGGCGCGCGGGGTGCTCGACTCGCGGCTGCGTCCCATGCTGGAAGGGGAGGCGCTGCTGGCCTCGCCGCTGCTGTCCCCGCTGCCGGAGCATGTGCTGCTCCACTTCCAGGTCGCCCCGGACGGGAGCGTGTCCTCGCCCCAGGTGGTGGAGCCCGGCCTGCGCGAGTCGGTGGGCGCCACGCTGCCCGTGACCGAGCTGGCCGCGCTGGAGGCCCGGCTGGAGACGCTGCGAGGCCTGCTGAGCGGGACGAACCTCCGCCAGACGCTGAGCGAGCCGCCCCCGCAGCTTCGCCGCCCCGAGGCGCCGCTCGCGCGCATCGAGAGCACGCTCGCCGAGGTCTCCCAGATGGCGAAGAACGCGAGCGAGTTCAGCGCCCGCACCCGGAGCGCGAACCAGGCCGTCCGGGGGATGAGCGGGTCCACCTCGAACGCCTACGATGACACCTTCAATCGGTCCCCCTCGAAGTCCCAGCAGGACGCCGGGGACGTGATGCAGGCCGTCTGGGTGGGGGACACGCTGCTGCTGGGGCGGCGCGTCTGGCTGGACGGGCACGAGTACATCCAGGGCTGCTGGCTGGACTGGCCCGGGCTGCGTACGTGGCTGCTCGGGCAGATTCGCGACCTGCTGCCCTCCGCGGTGCTGGAGCCCGTCGCGAGCGGGGTGGTGCCGGAGGGCGATGGCCGGATGCTGGCGGCGCTGCCGGTGCGGCTGGTGCCGGGGCAGGCGCCGGAGGGCGGGTATGGGACGGTGTCCGTGTCCTCGCTGCCGGTGGTGCTGACGGTGGCGTGGAGCGGCGTGCTGCTGGCGTGCGTGGCGGTGTTCGCGCTGCTGGTGGGCGTGGTGGCGCTGAGCGAGCGGCGGGGCGCGTTCGTCTCCGCGGTGACGCACGAGCTGCGCACACCGCTGACGACGTTCCGGATGTACACGGAGATGCTGGCGGCGGGCATGGTGCCGGACGAGGCGCGGCGCCAGGAGTACTTCGACATCCTCCACCGCGAGGCGGAGCGGCTGAGCCACCTGGTGGAGAACGTGCTGGCGTACGCCCGAATCGAGAAGGGGCGGGCGCCGGCCCGGCTGGAGCCGGTGGACGTGCGCGCCATGGTGGCCCGGATGGAGGAGCGGCTGGCGCAGCGGGCGGCCCAGGCGGACATGGAGCTGTGCGTGGACGTGCCCCAGGGCGTGGCCGTGCTGACGGACCCTTCCGCCGTGGAGCAGGTGCTCTTCAACCTGGTGGACAACGCGTCCAAGTACGCCGCCCCGGCGGAGGACCGGCGCATCCACGTGGAGGTGGAGCGGAGCCGGGGCCGGGTGGGCCTGGTGGTGAGGGACCACGGGCCCGGCGTGGATGCCGTGACGGCGCGGCGCCTCTTCGAGCCCTTCTCCAAGTCCGTGCAGACGGCCGCGAAGACGGCGCCAGGGGTGGGGCTGGGGCTGGCGCTCTGCCGGCGGCTGGCGAGGAGCATGAAGGCCGACCTCCGCTACGAGCGCGTGACGGAGGGCGGCGCGCGCTTCGTGCTGTGGCTGCCTCACTGCGCGGCGAAGCCGTAGGCGAGGGCTCGCCCCGGGAGCGTGTACCAGCGGACAGGGGGCTGTCGCCTGCCGGACGCTCGCCGTCCCTCGGGCGCGACTCGGGATGTCGGGCCACGCGGCAGCGGCTATCCCGGAGGACCACCCCCGCGCATGCTCCTGACCCTCTTCTTCCTCGTCGCGCTCCCCGACCCGTTCACCGCTGGCACCGACGCGGGCGTGCCGGCCGTGCTGGCGGCAACAGGCGTGGGAATCGACGAGGCGCTCCTGGCCCCACCTGGACCGGCGCTGGCGCTGGGGAGCTGGGACGATGCGCTGGCCCGGCTCCGGGCGCGCTCGGTGGACCTCCAGCTCGCGCTCGCCCAGCTGGAGCTGGCCGGGGCCGAGTCGCGCCTGGCCCTCTCTCCGCTGTTGCCGGGCGTGACGGGCTCGCTCTCCGTCCAGGAGCGGCTGGCGGGTGGAGGCTCGGTCAGCGTCGAGGGCGGAGGTGGCAACATTCCCGTGGGAGAAGGGGGCGAGGACGAGCCCCGGCCCACGTCGCCCCTGGTGGCGCTGCGCGCGACGGCGAGCCAGTCCCTGGTCGACGTACCGGCGTGGCTGCAGCTCTCCGCGGCGCGGGCGAGGGAGCGCGCCGCGCGGGCCAGCACCCAGGACGCGTGGCGCTTGCTGGTTCGCGAGCTGGCGCGCAGCCTGGTGGCGGTGGTGACAGCGGAGCGGGTGGTGGAGCTGGACCGGATGGGGCTTGCCCAGGCCCGGGAGCGACACCAGCTCACGCTGGAGGCGGAGGCGCTGGGCACCGGGCGCAAGCTGGACGCGCTGCGCACCGCGAGGGATTTGGAGGTGGCGCGTGCCGCGCTGCTGGAGAGCGTGGAGTCCTTGCGGCGCACCCGCGAGGCGCTGGGCAGCGCGCTCGGGGTGGAGGGCGAGGCGGGCGTCGTGCCGGGGTTCCAGCTGGACGGCCTGGGACGGAGCGTGGCCGAGGTGTGCCGCCCGCTGGAGGGCGCGGCGCGAGCGGACCTGGTGGCGGCGCGGGAGGAACTGCGAGCGGCCGGGCGCGAGGTGGACGCGGCGAGGGCCGAGTATGCGCCGACGCTGGGGCTGCAGAGCTCGCTGACGGCGACGTCCGTCACACCGGGGACGGCCCGGGTGAACCAGTGGAACATCGCCGCCGTGCTGGGGTTCAGCCTCTGGGATGGCGGCGCGCGCGGCGCGGCGGTGCGCACGGAGCGGGCCAACCGGGCCATCGCGGACCAGCAGCTCGAGTCGGTGCGCAGGGCGCTGTCCGTCGAGGTGGCGCAGGCACGGCGGGGCGTGGCGCTGGCGGAGGCCCAGCAGCTGACGGCGCGGCGAGCACGCGAGGCGGCGGCCCTGACGGACCAGCTCACGGGCGAGGCGTTTCGTGAGGGCGTGGGGACCAGCCTGGAGCTGGTGCAGAGCGCGGAGGAGCTGCGCGAGGCGGAGCGGACGCTCGCCCTGCGCGAGCTGGAGCTGGTGCAGGCACGTGTGGATTCCTTGATGGCGGAGGCGGAATGCGCGTGGTGATGCGGCAGCGCTCGTTGCCGAGCACCTGGACCGCCCCGTCCGAGCTGGGGCGGGTGCAGGCTCAGGTGGCTTCGCTGATGGCGGAGGCGGAATGCGCGTGGTGACGCAGCGGCGCTCATGCACGGGCCCCTGGCTCGCCCTGCTCGTGGTGCTGGGGGCGTGCTCCCGGGGCGGAGAGGGCGGACGCGGAGACGGCGGAGCGGGTGACGGCGGCGACCGCGCGCCGGCCGTGGACGTGAAGGAGGTGCGTCGAGGACGCCTGAATGCCCCGCTCACCCTGGTGGGAACCACCCAACCTCGCGAGCTGGTGTCGGTGCGGGCGCGAGTGGAGGGGCACCTGGAGTCTCTGACGGTGGACGTGGGCGACGTCGTGCGCTCGGGCCAGGAGCTGGGGCGGCTGGACACGTCGCTCCTCGACTCGGAGGTCCGCGAGGCGGAGTCCGGGGTGGCGGGGGCCCGCGCGGAAGCGGCGAGCGCGGAGGCGTCCGTCGTCCAGGCGCGCAGCGCGCTGGAGCAGGCCCGGCTCGCGCTGCAGCAGGCGGAGGTGGAGCAGGAGCGTTACGCACGGCTCGCGGAGCGGGGCATCGCCAGCCGGCAGGAGGCGGAGCAGCGTGAAATCACCGCCCGCACCGCGAGGCAGGCGGTGGAGGCGGCCACGCAGCAGGTGCGTGCCCAGGAGAGCCTCGCGGCGGCCGCGGGCTCGCGCGTGCAGGCCCAGGGCGCGCTGGTGTCGGGGGCGCAGCAGCGGCGCGACTTCGCGTCCCTGCGCTCCCCGCTGGACGGCCTGGTGGTGGCGCGCCTCCATTCCGCGGGTGACCTGGTGCAGCCCGGCGGCGAGGTGCTGCGCGTGGGGGACTTCTCCAGCGTGGAGGTGGCCATCTCCGTGTCCGAGCTGGAGCTGTCGCGAGTCGAGCCCGGGAAGCAGGTGCCGGTGCGGCTCGACGCGTTTCCGGACAAGGTCTTCACGGGCCGGATTGCGCGCGTGTCTCCGCAGGCGGACCCGGTGAGCCGGCTGGTGCCTGTGGAGGTGGCGCTGGAGAACCCCGACGGGCGCATCGGCAGCGGGCTGCTCGCCCGGGTGCAGCTGGATGACGGCGGCGAGGAGCGGCTGCTCGTCCTGGAGTCGGCGCTCCTGGTGGACAAGCCGCGGGGGCCTGCGGGAACCCGTGCGCCGCCGGGAGGCGCGGATGGTGGCGCGGGAGTGGAGGCGGGGGGCCAGGGACGCGTGTTCGTGGTCGAGGCGGGCGATGGCGGCACGCCCCGCGTGGTGGCGCGAGAGGTCCGCGTGGGCGCGCGTGCGGACGGACAGGTGGAGGTCCTCTCCGGACTGAAGGAGGGAGACCGCGTGGTGGTGCGCGGCGAGAAGCCGCTCCAGTCGGGCATGGCGGTGCGTCCCAGTGCCTTGTCCGACCCCGCGGGTCCGGGCCCGGGAGGAAGCAGGCAGGACGGCGGCGCGGCCGGTGACGGTGGGCGGGGAGGCGGGACGTGAGCGACGGAGCACCGGGGGGCGGTGGCCGTCGCGGTGGGTTGAGTGCGCTCGCGGTGCGTCGGCCGATTGGCACGATGATGCTCGCGCTCACCGCGGTGGTGCTCGGGTTCTTCTTCCTGCTCCGCATGCCGGTGGACCTGCTGCCGTCCATCACCTACCCGCGCATCGGCGTGCGCCTGGATGCGCCGGGCATCTCGCCCGAGGTGGCGGTGGAGGAGATCACCCGCCCGCTGGAGGAGGCGCTCGCGGCGACGGAGGGCGTGGTGCAGGTGTACTCGCAGACGCGCGAGGGGCGCGTCAGCGTGGACCTGTACTTCCAGCCGGGCGGCGACGTGGACCAGGCGCTCAATGACGCCACCGCCGCGGTCAACCGCGCCCGGGGCAACCTGCCCGACACCATCGAGCAGCCCCGCCTCTTCAAGGTGGACCCGTCGCAGCAACCCGTCGTGGAGTTCGCGCTCACCTCGCCCGGCCTGTCGGGAAAGGCGCTCCGCGTCTTCGCGGACGAGGAGCTGGCGCGCGAGCTGGCGGTCGTGCCCGGCGTGGCGTCGGTGGACGTGTCCGGCGGGGCGGTGGAGGAGGTGCAGGTCAACCTGGACCTGCAGCGCCTGCAGGCCTCGGGGCTGGGGCTGCTGGAGGTGCTGCAGGCGCTGGAGGCGGAGAACCAGGACGTCTCGGGCGGCCGGCTGGAGGGCCAGCGCACCGAGTCGCTCGTCCGCACGGTGGGACGCTTCCGCAAGGCGTCCGAGCTGGCGAAGGTGTCCTTCCTGGTGCCGGCCCCGCAGGCGGCGGCCGGGACGCCCGTGCTCGCCACGGCGCCGCCGCAGCAGCGCAGGGTGATGCTGGGCGAGCTGGCCACCATCGTCGATGGCACCGAGGACGAGCGCGTCTTCGTCACCCTCAACGGCCAGCCGGCGGTGAAGGTGAGCGTGCAGAAGCAGCCGGATGCCAACACCGTGGACGTGGTGGATGCGGTGAAGGCGAAGGTGGAGGAGCTGCGCGGCAGCGGGCGGCTGCCGGAGGGCGCGGTGCTCACCGCGACGCTCGACGAGTCCGTCTTCATCAAGCGCTCCATCCGGGACGTGGCGTTCTCCGGCCTGGCCGGCGCGGCGCTCGCGGCGGCGGTGGTGCTGCTGTTCCTCGGCTCGCTGCGGCAGACCTTCCTCGTGGTGCTGGCCATTCCGCTCGGCACGCTGCTGTCGGTCTGCCTGCTGGCGCTGTCGGGCGCCTCGCTCAACATCTTCAGCCTGGGCGGGCTGGCCGTGGGCATCGGCGCGGTGGACAGCTGCATCGTCGTGCTGGAGAACATCGTGCGCGGCGTGGACGAGCGGCGCAGGCGGAGGACGGGCGAGGGCGCGGGAGCGCCGCTGGTGGCGCCCGCGTCGACCACGGAGTCGGCGCCGGAGCCGGACGCGGCCACGGGCACCTCGGAAGCCCCCTCGGACTCGGAGCCCCTGGCCCTGTCCGAGCTGGTCCCCCTGGCCGAGTCGCGCAGCACGGAGCTGGAGTCCGCGCTGGTGGCGTCCACCACCACCAACCTCGTCGCCGTGGTGCCGTTCCTGCTCATCGGCGGCTTCGTGGCGCTGCTCTTCAACGAGCTCATCCTCACCGTCCTCTTCACGGTGGGCGCGTCGCTGCTCACCGCGCTCACGGTGGTGCCCTCCCTCGCGGCGCGGCTGCTCGCGGTGCGCCGGACGAGCGGCCTGTCCCGGCTGAAGGTGATGCGTGCCTTTGCCGTCCGGGTGGAGCGCCTCACGGACCGCTATGCCTCCCTGCTGTGGCGCACGCTCCAGCACCGGCGGTGGGTGCTGGCCGGTGTCTTCGGCGGGCTGGGCCTGGCGGCGCTCCTGATGCTGCCCTTCCTCTCCACGGAAATCCTCCCTCGCGTGGGCACCGGTCAGGCGCGGCTCATCGCCCAGTTCCCTCCCGGGCAGCCCGTCAGCGAGAGCCAGCGGCTGATGAAGCAGGTGGATGCGCTGCTGATGAGTCAGCCGGATGTGAGCTACGTCTTCTCCACCGTGGGCGGCTTCCTCTTCGGCAATGCGACGTCGGAGAACCCGCTGCGCGCCTCGTCCACCATCACCCTGAAGCAGGGCACGGACACGCAGGCGTTCGTCGCCCGGATGAACAAGGAGCTGGCGAAGCTCAACCTCGTGGACATCCGGCTGCGGCTGTCGCCGGAGCAGATTCGTGGCCTCATCACCAGCAACTCCCCGGTGCGCGCGGAGGTGGACGTGGTGCTCACGGGGGACGACACCGAGGCGCTGCAGCGTGCCGGCCGGCAGGTGCTGGAGGCGCTCGACGCCAGCGCGAAGCTGGCGCGCTTCCGCCCGGACGCGGACCCCACGCAGTCGGAAATCCAGGTCCGCAGGGACGCCGAGCGCGCGGGGCTGCTCGGGCTGTCCTCCGGTGACATCGGCCAGGCGGTGGCGACGGCCCTGGAGGGCTCCATCGCCACGCAGCTCCAGCGCGGCGAGCGCCTGGTGGACGTGCGCGTCCGGCTGGCGCCCGAGTCGCTGCGCACGCAGGCCCAGCTCGAGCAGCTCCCGCTCGTCTTCTCCGGCCGGGCCCCGGTGCGGCTGTCCGAGGTGGCCACCGTCACCGAGGGCACCACTCCGGGCGAGGTCCAGCGCATCAACCAGCGCGAGGTGTTCATCCTCGCCGGCGACCTGGCGGAAGGGGAGAGCCTGGGAGACGCCCTCGCGGAGACGGAGCGAATCGTCGCCGGCGTGAAGCTGCCCCAGGGCGTGTCGCTGCTGCCGAGCAACGCCGCCCAGAGCAACCGGGAGCTGCAGAGCTCGCTGGCCATCCTGGGCGCGCTCGCGGTGTTCCTGGTGCTCACGGTGATGGCGGTGCAGTACGACTCGCTCATCGACCCCTTCGTCATCCTCTTTACCATCCCCCTGGCCCTCGTCGGAGGGCTGGCGGGGCTGGTGCTCACGGGGGTGGCGCTGGGGGCCACCGCCCTCATCGGCGCGGTGCTGCTGGTGGGCATCATCGTCGGCAACGGCATCATCCTGGTGGAGCTGGCCAACCAGCTCCGGGAGGAGTCGCCCGACATGTCACGGCTGACGGCCATGCGGCTCGCCGCCCCCATGCGCCTGCGTCCCATCCTCATCACCACGCTGCTGGCCACCCTGGGCCTGGTGCCGCTCGCCATCGGCTTCGGCGAGGGCACCGAGCTGCTTCGCCCGCTGGCCCTCGTCACCCTCTTCGGCCTCGGGGTGGGCACCCTCCTTACGCTCTTCGTCGTGCCCTGCCTCTACGTGAGCCTGCACGCGCTGATGACGTGGCGGCCCGGAGCGCGGAAGGCCGCGGGCTGAGTCCTGGGTGAGGGGCAGACCTGACCCGCTGGGTGTGGGATGCTGTGGGTTACCCGACCTTGGGGCGAAGAAATGGTTTCCCCGTGAAGCCATTTTGCTCCTCCTACTCAAGGATTTCCGGCGAAGCCGTAGGTCATGGGAGGGCATTGAGACGAGGCCGCGTCTCGGTGCACGACTGCCCCGGAGGGCACCATGAGTACGTCGGAGCTGACAGTGCTGCTGGACGGCGCGCGCAAGGGAGACCGGGGCGCGCGCGATGCGCTGATGGCGGTGGCCTACCAGGAGCTTCGGCAGCTGGCCCACTCGGCCATGCGGAGCGAGGCCTCACACAGCACCCTACAGCCGACGGCGCTGGTGAACGAGGCGTGGATGCGCCTGTCCAGCGGCGGGGTGGCCTTCGAGAACCGGCGTCACTTCTTCGGTGCGGCGGCGCAGGCCATGCGCCGGGTGCTGGTGGACCGGGCGCGGGTGCGCCGGGCGCAGAAGCGCGACGCGGGGCAGGAGCGGCTGAGCCTCAGTGACGTGGAGGTGGAGGCCCCGGCCGGCGTGGACATCGAGGTGCTGGAGCTGGAGCAGGCGCTGTCGGAGCTGGAGACCTTCCAGCCGAGGCTGGCCCGCATGCTGGAGCTCCGCTACTTCGCGGGCCTGGGCATCCTCGAGACGGCGGCGGCGCTGGGGGTCTCCCCGGCCACCGTCAAGCGGGACTGGGCCTACGCCCGGGCCTGGCTGCTGGAGCGTCTGGGCAACTGAAGACGGGAGGGCCGCCGTGTCCGGCGAGCCGATGAAACAGGAGCGCGCGGCGGCGCAGCAGCGGGAGCAGGAGCTGTTCCTGGAGTGCCTGGACCTGGAGCCCGAGGCCCGCGCGGACCGGCTCCAGCAGGCCCTCTCCGGCGGGGACTCGGCGCTGGTGGAGCGGGTGCGGCGGCTGCTGGGCATCCACGAGCGGGCAGTCACGACGACGTTCTCTCCGGCGGACGGCGCGGAGGGCGTGCCCCGGGAGTTCCTCGGCGGCTACAAGCTGCTGCAGCGGCTGGGCGAGGGTGGCATGGGGACGGTGTTCCTCGCAGCCCAGTCCCAGCCCGTGCGGCGGCTGGTGGCCGTCAAGGTCGTGAAGCCCGGCATGGACAGCCGCGAGGTGCTGGCGCGCTTCGATGCCGAGCGCCAGGCGCTGGCCTTGATGTCCCATCCGCACATCGCCCGCATCCTGGACGCGGGAGCGACGGAGGCGGGGCGGCCGTACTTCGTCATGGAGTACGTGCCGGGCGTGCCCCTGACGCGCTACTGCGACGAGGCCGGCCTGGGCGTGGAGGCGCGCCTGCGGCTGATGCTCGACGTCTGCGCGGCCGTGCAGCACGCACACCACAAGGGCGTCATCCACCGTGACCTGAAGCCCTCCAACATCCTCGTCACCGAGGTGGACGGCCAGCCCCAGCCCAAGGTCATCGACTTCGGCATCGCCAAGGCGACGAGCGCCCCGCTCACGGACTCGAGCCTGCACACGCGCGTGGGCCACATGATGGGCACGCCGGACTACATGAGCCCGGAGCAGGCGGCGGGCACGCCCCTGGACGTGGACACGCGCACCGACGTGTACGCGCTCGGCGCCATCCTCTACGAGCTGCTCACGGGGGCAACGCCCCATGGCTTCGGCAAGCGGGGAGATGCGCTCGCGGAGGTACAGGCCCGGCTGCGGGAGGTGGACCCACCCAAGCCGAGCGCGCGGGTGCGGGGCTCGGAGGAGGGGGCCGCCCAGGCACGGCGCTGCGGCGCGGACTCGGTGGGGGCGCTGGCGCGTCGCCTGTCGGGAGACGTGGACTGGATTGTCCTCCGCGCGCTGGCCCGGGACCGCTCGCGTCGCTACCCCACGGCGGCGGCGCTGGCGGGAGACCTGTCGCGGCACCTGAAGGACGAGCCCGTGGAGGCGCATGCGCCGTCGCTGGCCTACAGCCTGGGCAAGCTCGTGCGCCGGCACCGCGCCTTCACGGGGGCCGTCGCGCTGGTGGTGGCGGTGCTCTCGCTCTCCTCGGTGCTGCTGGCGCGGCAGGCGCGCGAGGTGGCGCATGAGCGGGACCGCGCCAACGCCGAGGCCGCCACCGCGAACCGCGTGACGGAGCTGCTGGCCGAGGTGTTCCGCGCCGCCGACCCCAACGCCCGTGCCGCGGGCGCGGAGCTCACGGCGCGGCAACTGCTGGACCGGGGCACGAAGCGCGTGCTGGCGGACCTGCCCACGCCGTCGCCCGCGCGCGCCCGGCTGCTCCAGGCGCTGGGGCGCGCGCACCTCAACCTGGGCCTGTACGCGGAGGCGCTGCCTCTGGTGGAGCAGGCGCTGGCCGACAGCCGGCAGTTGCTGGGAGAGGACCTGGAGAACACCTTCGTGCTGCGGCGCGAGGTGGCCCTGGTGCAGCGCCGCCTGGGCCGGCTGAAGGAGTCCGAGGCCACCTTCAAGCAGACGCTGGAGGCCGCGCGAAGGGCGCTGGGGCCCCGGCATCCGGAGGTGTGGTTGGCGACCAGCGGGCTCGCCGCGGTGTACCTCGGCCAGGAGCGGCTGCCGGAGGCGACGCCCCTGCTGGAGGCGGCCTACGAGGGGCTGCGGACGGAGGTGGGGCTCGGGGACGTGCGGACGCTGGCGGTGGCCAGCGACCTGGCGGCGTCGCGCGGACAGTCGGGCCGGTACACGGAGTCGGCGGAGCTCTTCACCACCGTGCTTCACGCACGGGAGCGCAAGCTGGGGGAGCGCCACCCGGACACGCTGGCGGCTGCCTCGAACCTGGCCGTCGTGTACAAGAGCCTGGGGCGCTACGACGAGTCGATTGCCCTCAACCAGCGGGTGCTGGGCGTGCGGCGGGAGGTCCAGGGGCCGGACCACCCCGAGACGCTGGTGTCCATGCAGAACCTCGCGCTGCTGTACCGCCGCACGGGCGACTCCGCGCGCGCGGCGCCGCTGATGCGCGAGGCGCACGCCGGGATGGAGCGCGTGCTGGGGCCGAAGCACATGCAGACGCTGCACGCGACGTACAACCTGGGCCTGGTGCTGACGGAGACCCCGGAGACGCACGCGGAGGCGGAGGCGCTGTTCCAGCGGGCCGTGCAGGGCTACGAAGCGGCGGTGGGACCGCGCAACATGCTGGTGCCCCGCGTGCTCGTAGGGCTGGCCCACCTCCATGCGAAGCGGGGAGACACGGCCCTGGCGGTGCGCGAGCTGCGGCAGTCGTTGGACGCGGGCCTGTCTCGCAAGGCCGTGCTCGACGACCCGACGCTGACCTCGTTCCGGACCGTGCCGGAGCTCTCGGCGCTGCTGGCACAGCCGTAGTTAGAGGCACGGGGCTGGCGCCGCGGCTACCGCGAGCCGATGGGGCGCCGGAGCTGGTAGCTGCCCGCCATGGGTTGGCGGAGCTGGTAGCTGCCGGCCATCGGCTGCCGAAGCTGATAGCTACCGGCCATGGGCTGCTGGAGCTGGTAGCTGCCCGCAATGGGCTGCTGGAGCTGATAGCTGCCGACGAGCGGCTGTTCGAGCTGGTAGCTGCCCGCCAGCGGCTGTTCGAGCTGGTAGCTGCCCGCCAGCGGCTGCTCCAGCGCGTATTCGTCCCCAGCCAGGGACTGCTGCCATGCGGAGTCCTGCTGCGGCGTCAGGTCCCCGGGCACGGGCTGCTGCCATTCGTAGCTCACGGAGGAGCCGTCGTCCCAGGTGGACTGGGAGGCCTGTTCATCCACGTCCTGCGCCTGCGCCACGCAGAGCGCGCCCAGGCACATTGCCGCCATCGCCATCAGGTGCTTCCGCATGGTCGCTCCTTCCGTTGCCGTTCCAGGCACGGCCCACCTTTGAAGATGGCCGTGCCTCCAGGCTCCGAGGAGCTTCCCGCGCTACCGTGCGAGTGCCCGCCCGGGCAGGGGCAGGCAGCCAACCTGTCGGACAGTCGGACAGGCTGTGCCCGACCCGCCGCGCCCCTCAGCGCAGCAGCAGCCTGCGCACGAGCGGCAGGGGCAGGCTGCCCTGGGCCACGAAGGCGTCGTGGAACTGCTTGAGGCTGGCGCCCTTCGCCGTGTAGTCGCGCGCCAGCCGCTGAACCTCCAGCTTGCCGAACGTGTAGTAGAGGTACGTGGGGTTG
Above is a window of Pyxidicoccus xibeiensis DNA encoding:
- a CDS encoding response regulator transcription factor; this translates as MAARRVLVVEDDPAIRRGIVDALRFEGYEVLEAGAREEGQRLAERTPCDLVLLDLVLPDGDGLELLRAVRKSRPTLPVIILTARGQEEDRVNGLKLGADDYVVKPFSVRELLARAGAVLRRSAERPTGTGRIDFPGGHFEVERRELSFDDGSRVDLAEREADALRYLGDNAGRAISREELLERVWHLPARSVQTRTVDMTMARLREKLRDDSEEPRVILTVRGKGYMFATKGTAS
- a CDS encoding sensor histidine kinase; amino-acid sequence: MIRSWRIWIAVSACLCLALAGVVALSVFALRLDRADQRVRESAAREENARLALWRLDSDLLPLVARESAVAPEAYRPVSAARGVLDSRLRPMLEGEALLASPLLSPLPEHVLLHFQVAPDGSVSSPQVVEPGLRESVGATLPVTELAALEARLETLRGLLSGTNLRQTLSEPPPQLRRPEAPLARIESTLAEVSQMAKNASEFSARTRSANQAVRGMSGSTSNAYDDTFNRSPSKSQQDAGDVMQAVWVGDTLLLGRRVWLDGHEYIQGCWLDWPGLRTWLLGQIRDLLPSAVLEPVASGVVPEGDGRMLAALPVRLVPGQAPEGGYGTVSVSSLPVVLTVAWSGVLLACVAVFALLVGVVALSERRGAFVSAVTHELRTPLTTFRMYTEMLAAGMVPDEARRQEYFDILHREAERLSHLVENVLAYARIEKGRAPARLEPVDVRAMVARMEERLAQRAAQADMELCVDVPQGVAVLTDPSAVEQVLFNLVDNASKYAAPAEDRRIHVEVERSRGRVGLVVRDHGPGVDAVTARRLFEPFSKSVQTAAKTAPGVGLGLALCRRLARSMKADLRYERVTEGGARFVLWLPHCAAKP
- a CDS encoding TolC family protein yields the protein MLLTLFFLVALPDPFTAGTDAGVPAVLAATGVGIDEALLAPPGPALALGSWDDALARLRARSVDLQLALAQLELAGAESRLALSPLLPGVTGSLSVQERLAGGGSVSVEGGGGNIPVGEGGEDEPRPTSPLVALRATASQSLVDVPAWLQLSAARARERAARASTQDAWRLLVRELARSLVAVVTAERVVELDRMGLAQARERHQLTLEAEALGTGRKLDALRTARDLEVARAALLESVESLRRTREALGSALGVEGEAGVVPGFQLDGLGRSVAEVCRPLEGAARADLVAAREELRAAGREVDAARAEYAPTLGLQSSLTATSVTPGTARVNQWNIAAVLGFSLWDGGARGAAVRTERANRAIADQQLESVRRALSVEVAQARRGVALAEAQQLTARRAREAAALTDQLTGEAFREGVGTSLELVQSAEELREAERTLALRELELVQARVDSLMAEAECAW
- a CDS encoding efflux RND transporter periplasmic adaptor subunit, with amino-acid sequence MRVVTQRRSCTGPWLALLVVLGACSRGGEGGRGDGGAGDGGDRAPAVDVKEVRRGRLNAPLTLVGTTQPRELVSVRARVEGHLESLTVDVGDVVRSGQELGRLDTSLLDSEVREAESGVAGARAEAASAEASVVQARSALEQARLALQQAEVEQERYARLAERGIASRQEAEQREITARTARQAVEAATQQVRAQESLAAAAGSRVQAQGALVSGAQQRRDFASLRSPLDGLVVARLHSAGDLVQPGGEVLRVGDFSSVEVAISVSELELSRVEPGKQVPVRLDAFPDKVFTGRIARVSPQADPVSRLVPVEVALENPDGRIGSGLLARVQLDDGGEERLLVLESALLVDKPRGPAGTRAPPGGADGGAGVEAGGQGRVFVVEAGDGGTPRVVAREVRVGARADGQVEVLSGLKEGDRVVVRGEKPLQSGMAVRPSALSDPAGPGPGGSRQDGGAAGDGGRGGGT